One segment of Haliotis asinina isolate JCU_RB_2024 chromosome 12, JCU_Hal_asi_v2, whole genome shotgun sequence DNA contains the following:
- the LOC137258735 gene encoding uncharacterized protein, whose protein sequence is MWSYLTSVFSSSSEQPRKQTVKMASGKIEQPALANHDSSILDLAFVMDCTGSMGSYIENARNNIRKIVEDIVANEKSNVCLALVEYRDHPPQDSSFVTRPHDFTPKVGKMKSWLDECTARGGGDGPEAVADGLHQLLKLSWRDAATKIAVLISDAPPHGLGGGGDGFPNGCPSGLDPMEITGQLAEKGVTLYVVGCEPSICPYKAFFTGLAYLTGGQYVPLAAAKSLTSVIIGGAQEELSLEQWMEEVNQEVQAEVQARGADNFDDDAMAKRLAEGWASRGVMAKQLQRNSAGLGEVSSQVKKISKMKNLSDYRKEAPAPALHSVPSSRRKRSAKLSHAMPARSPMPGMSSPHPPPGMSSPMSSAEDVYECNSSSIQLEQASRMVQKSKMRNQALFK, encoded by the coding sequence GAGAAAACAAACTGTAAAGATGGCATCTGGGAAAATTGAACAGCCAGCCCTGGCCAATCACGATTCATCCATCCTTGACCTTGCCTTTGTCATGGACTGTACGGGCAGTATGGGGTCGTACATCGAAAATGCCCGAAACAACATCAGGAAGATAGTGGAGGACATTGTGGCAAATGAAAAGAGTAACGTGTGTCTGGCCCTAGTAGAATACAGAGACCACCCTCCACAGGACTCGTCGTTTGTCACCCGTCCTCATGATTTCACACCCAAGGTCGGTAAGATGAAGTCGTGGCTGGACGAGTGCACCGCTAGAGGTGGAGGCGATGGCCCCGAGGCCGTTGCTGATGGCTTGCACCAACTCCTGAAGCTGAGCTGGAGGGATGCCGCCACAAAGATAGCTGTCCTCATCTCAGATGCCCCTCCTCATGGACTTGGGGGAGGCGGGGACGGATTCCCCAATGGATGTCCCTCTGGACTGGACCCAATGGAGATCACAGGTCAACTGGCTGAGAAGGGCGTCACCCTGTACGTCGTGGGGTGCGAGCCCAGTATCTGCCCATACAAAGCCTTCTTCACAGGACTGGCCTATCTGACTGGTGGTCAGTACGTGCCACTGGCAGCTGCCAAGTCTCTTACCAGTGTCATCATCGGAGGTGCCCAGGAGGAGCTGTCACTGGAGCAGTGGATGGAGGAGGTCAACCAAGAGGTCCAGGCGGAGGTGCAGGCTAGAGGAGCTGACAACTTCGATGATGACGCTATGGCAAAGAGGCTTGCTGAAGGGTGGGCGAGTCGGGGCGTCATGGCCAAACAGCTTCAACGTAACAGCGCAGGACTTGGAGAAGTGTCCTCACAGGTCAAGAAAATATCAAAAATGAAGAATCTGTCTGATTACCGCAAAGaggcaccagcaccagcacttCACTCAGTACCAAGTTCTCGACGTAAACGTTCTGCAAAATTATCTCATGCCATGCCGGCCAGGTCCCCCATGCCGGGCATGTCTTCCCCGCACCCCCCGCCGGGCATGTCTTCCCCCATGTCGAGCGCCGAAGATGTGTATGAATGTAACAGTTCTTCTATACAGCTGGAGCAAGCTTCAAGGATGGTACAGAAGTCCAAGATGCGCAACCAGGCATTGTTCAAATGA
- the LOC137258889 gene encoding uncharacterized protein, producing MWSYLTSVFSSPSEQPRKQTVKMASGKIEQPALANHDSSILDLAFVMDCTGSMGSYIENARNNIRKIVEDIVANEKSNVCLALVEYRDHPPQDSSFVTRPHDFTPKVGKMKSWLDGCTASGGGDGPEAVADGLHQLLKLSWRDAATKIAVLISDAPPHGLGECGDGFPNGCPSGLDPMEITGQLAEKGVTLYVVGCEPSICSYKDFFTGLAYLTGGQYVPLAAAKSLTSVIIGGAQEELSLEQWMEEVNQEVQAEVQARGADNFDDDAMAKRLAEGWASRGVMAKQLQRNSAGLGEVSSQVKKISKMKNLSDYRKEAPAPAQVPQSGLFGRSADLAYAMPAMSAVSSPMSSAEDVYECNSSSIQLEQASRMVQKSKMRNQALFR from the coding sequence ATGTGGTCATACCTCACAAGTGTGTTTTCCTCCCCATCAGAACAACCGAGAAAACAAACTGTAAAGATGGCATCTGGGAAAATTGAACAGCCAGCCCTGGCCAATCACGATTCATCCATCCTTGACCTTGCCTTTGTCATGGACTGTACGGGCAGTATGGGGTCGTACATCGAAAATGCCCGAAACAACATCAGGAAGATAGTGGAGGACATTGTGGCAAATGAAAAGAGTAACGTGTGTCTGGCCCTAGTAGAATACAGAGACCACCCTCCACAGGACTCGTCGTTTGTCACCCGTCCTCATGATTTCACACCCAAGGTCGGTAAGATGAAGTCGTGGCTGGACGGGTGTACCGCTAGCGGTGGAGGCGATGGTCCCGAGGCCGTTGCTGATGGCTTGCACCAACTCCTGAAGCTGAGCTGGAGGGATGCCGCCACAAAGATAGCTGTCCTCATCTCAGACGCCCCTCCCCATGGACTTGGGGAATGTGGGGACGGATTCCCCAATGGATGTCCCTCTGGACTGGACCCAATGGAGATCACAGGTCAACTGGCTGAGAAGGGCGTCACCCTGTACGTCGTGGGGTGCGAGCCCAGTATCTGCTCATACAAAGACTTCTTCACAGGTCTGGCCTATCTGACTGGTGGTCAGTACGTGCCACTGGCAGCTGCCAAGTCTCTTACCAGTGTCATCATCGGAGGTGCCCAGGAGGAGCTGTCACTGGAGCAGTGGATGGAGGAGGTCAACCAAGAGGTCCAGGCGGAGGTGCAGGCTAGAGGAGCTGACAACTTCGATGATGACGCTATGGCAAAGAGGCTTGCTGAAGGGTGGGCGAGTCGGGGCGTCATGGCCAAACAGCTTCAACGTAACAGCGCAGGACTTGGAGAAGTGTCCTCACAGGTCAAGAAAATATCAAAAATGAAGAATCTGTCTGATTACCGCAAAGaggcaccagcaccagcacaaGTACCTCAATCAGGCCTTTTTGGACGTTCTGCAGACCTTGCCTATGCCATGCCAGCCATGTCGGCTGTGTCTTCGCCCATGTCGAGCGCCGAAGACGTGTATGAATGCAACAGTTCCTCTATACAGCTGGAACAAGCTTCAAGGATGGTACAGAAGTCCAAGATGCGAAACCAGGCATTGTTCAGATGA